One Chordicoccus furentiruminis DNA window includes the following coding sequences:
- a CDS encoding gamma-glutamylcyclotransferase family protein, translating into MKYYLAYGSNLSVAQMLHRCPSAVYVGYSDIPGYRLLFKGSQTGSYLTIEPMKKRTVPVLVWKVDDEDEAALDLYEGYPRFYRKETMKVMLRSLANPLVVDEVEAFVYIMDESRPLGRPSENYYMVCLEGYLRFGFNTKILERAYRESTGKKHTGGDGR; encoded by the coding sequence ATGAAGTACTACTTAGCCTACGGAAGCAACCTGTCGGTGGCGCAGATGCTCCACAGATGCCCGTCAGCGGTCTACGTCGGGTACTCCGACATTCCCGGTTATCGGCTCCTCTTTAAGGGAAGCCAGACAGGAAGCTACCTGACCATCGAACCGATGAAGAAACGGACGGTTCCGGTTCTGGTCTGGAAAGTGGACGATGAAGACGAGGCGGCACTCGACCTTTACGAAGGGTATCCCCGCTTCTACCGGAAGGAAACGATGAAGGTGATGCTGCGGAGCCTTGCGAACCCCCTGGTGGTAGATGAGGTGGAAGCATTTGTCTACATCATGGACGAGAGCCGGCCGCTCGGCAGGCCAAGCGAGAATTACTACATGGTCTGCCTGGAAGGGTATCTCCGGTTCGGCTTCAATACGAAGATCCTCGAACGGGCCTACCGGGAAAGCACCGGGAAGAAACACACGGGAGGTGACGGCAGATGA
- a CDS encoding DUF4314 domain-containing protein, with protein MMFPKRETVEMIRRMYPKGTRVELVAMDDPQAPPIGTRGTVLGVDDTGSLLMRWDNGSGLNVVWQQDAVRKVGDPDD; from the coding sequence ATGATGTTTCCAAAGAGAGAAACGGTGGAGATGATCCGCAGAATGTACCCGAAAGGGACAAGGGTGGAACTGGTGGCTATGGATGACCCGCAGGCCCCGCCCATCGGAACAAGGGGCACGGTACTCGGTGTCGATGACACGGGAAGCCTTCTCATGCGGTGGGACAACGGCTCCGGGCTGAACGTGGTCTGGCAGCAGGATGCGGTGCGGAAGGTTGGTGATCCGGATGACTGA
- a CDS encoding DUF5049 domain-containing protein, translating to MTERIKEQILAIRETGETNMFDVPVVQRMAFDRNYYELVVFLEEHPKEYVRFILYGEE from the coding sequence ATGACTGAGAGGATAAAGGAGCAGATCCTCGCGATCAGGGAAACCGGGGAAACGAACATGTTTGACGTCCCGGTGGTGCAGCGGATGGCGTTTGACAGGAATTACTATGAACTGGTCGTTTTCCTTGAAGAGCATCCGAAGGAATACGTGCGGTTCATTCTCTACGGAGAGGAATAA
- a CDS encoding Nmad4 family putative nucleotide modification protein produces the protein MTINEGMKTYRLPNPTTPEDLECRWSKVLNFGDRVLLAGYYYNGRNKPCYFGAVYEHLNDDLSCEGTIGLRAVSGVEFEDDGHAMAWAMQQ, from the coding sequence ATGACAATCAACGAAGGAATGAAAACCTACAGGCTGCCGAACCCCACCACCCCGGAAGACCTCGAATGCAGATGGAGCAAGGTTCTGAACTTTGGAGACAGGGTTCTCCTCGCGGGATACTACTACAACGGCAGGAACAAGCCCTGCTACTTCGGAGCGGTTTACGAGCACCTCAACGATGACCTTTCCTGCGAAGGAACCATCGGGCTGAGAGCGGTCAGCGGAGTCGAGTTTGAGGATGACGGCCACGCGATGGCCTGGGCGATGCAGCAGTAA
- a CDS encoding phage terminase small subunit P27 family encodes MATRGRKPTPTAIKELEGNPGKRKLNDREPKPEKKAPSCPKWLEPEAKKEWRRLAKKMELMGVLTEVDMAAFAGYCQAYARWKEAEEFITQHGTIVKTPSGYWQQVPQVSIAQTYLKVMNRFAEQFGLTPASRSRIIADISGADSGDELEALLGGDS; translated from the coding sequence ATGGCGACGAGAGGAAGGAAGCCCACGCCGACAGCGATCAAGGAGCTGGAGGGCAATCCGGGCAAAAGAAAACTGAACGACAGGGAGCCGAAACCTGAGAAGAAGGCGCCTTCCTGCCCGAAATGGCTGGAGCCGGAGGCGAAGAAGGAATGGCGCAGGCTTGCGAAAAAGATGGAACTGATGGGGGTGCTGACGGAAGTTGACATGGCGGCTTTCGCGGGATACTGCCAGGCATATGCCAGGTGGAAGGAAGCCGAGGAATTCATCACGCAGCACGGCACCATCGTGAAGACGCCGAGCGGATACTGGCAGCAGGTGCCGCAGGTGTCCATCGCGCAGACCTATCTGAAAGTCATGAACCGTTTTGCGGAGCAGTTCGGCCTGACCCCGGCATCCCGCTCCCGCATCATTGCCGATATCTCCGGCGCGGACAGCGGCGATGAACTGGAGGCGCTTCTGGGAGGTGACAGCTGA
- a CDS encoding terminase large subunit, with protein sequence MAREPRPAGYPKLKDYKPTPFMLPTSRYDKKKADRAVKFIENLSHTKGKWDGKPFWLLPWQEQIIRDIFGIVDASGHRQFRTAYIEIGKKNGKSELAAAVALYLLYADNEPSAEVYGAAADRQQASIVFDVARRMVEKAPALYKRSKVAAATKRIVNYSNAGFYQVLSAEVGTKHGLNVSGLVLDEVHAQPNRKLYDVLTKGSGDAREQPLYFLITTAGTDKESICYELHTKALDIMAGRKVDHTFYPVVYGLTDDDDWTDETNWYKANPSLGQTIQIDRVRDAFREAQENPAEENVFKQLRLNMWVSSLTRFIPEQIYDLGNIPIDMESLKGRDCYGGLDLSSTGDITAFVLMFPPRNETEKYIMLPFFWIPEDTIPLRVRRASVPYDVWHQQGYINATEGNVIHYDFIEKFIEKLGEQYHILEIAFDRWGAVQMVQNLEGMGFTVVPFGQGFKDMSPPTKEFYKLLMEGKIIHGGNPVMRWMSGNVVVDRDAAENIKPTKAKSPEKIDGIVAAIMALDRCIRHEEHGSVYDERGLMVF encoded by the coding sequence ATGGCAAGGGAACCAAGGCCGGCAGGCTACCCGAAACTGAAGGACTACAAGCCTACTCCCTTCATGCTGCCCACATCCCGGTATGATAAGAAAAAGGCCGACCGGGCTGTAAAGTTCATTGAAAACCTGTCCCACACCAAAGGCAAGTGGGACGGCAAGCCGTTCTGGCTGCTCCCCTGGCAGGAACAGATCATCCGGGATATCTTCGGCATCGTGGACGCAAGCGGTCACAGGCAGTTCCGCACAGCCTATATCGAAATCGGAAAAAAGAACGGTAAGTCCGAGCTTGCGGCGGCAGTGGCGCTGTATCTTCTCTATGCTGACAACGAGCCGTCCGCGGAAGTGTACGGCGCAGCGGCAGACCGGCAGCAGGCGTCCATTGTTTTCGATGTGGCCAGGCGCATGGTGGAAAAGGCACCGGCGCTGTATAAGCGCTCCAAGGTTGCTGCCGCCACCAAGCGGATCGTGAACTATTCCAATGCCGGTTTCTACCAGGTCCTCTCTGCTGAGGTCGGGACCAAGCATGGCCTGAACGTTTCCGGGCTTGTCCTGGACGAAGTTCATGCCCAGCCGAACCGGAAGCTGTATGACGTGCTTACAAAAGGCAGCGGCGACGCCCGGGAGCAGCCGCTGTATTTCCTGATCACGACCGCAGGGACGGATAAGGAAAGCATCTGCTATGAACTGCACACGAAGGCCCTGGACATCATGGCGGGAAGGAAGGTCGACCATACCTTCTACCCCGTGGTCTACGGGCTGACGGATGACGATGACTGGACGGACGAGACAAACTGGTATAAGGCGAACCCCTCCCTGGGGCAGACCATACAGATCGACCGTGTGCGTGATGCCTTCCGGGAAGCGCAGGAAAACCCCGCCGAGGAGAATGTGTTCAAGCAGCTCCGTCTAAACATGTGGGTGTCCTCCCTGACCCGGTTCATTCCGGAGCAGATATATGATCTCGGGAACATACCCATCGACATGGAATCCTTAAAGGGCCGTGACTGTTACGGAGGACTGGATCTTTCCAGCACCGGGGACATCACGGCTTTTGTGCTGATGTTCCCGCCAAGGAACGAGACAGAGAAATATATCATGCTGCCGTTTTTCTGGATACCGGAGGATACGATACCCCTCCGTGTCCGCAGGGCATCGGTGCCGTATGACGTATGGCATCAGCAGGGCTACATCAACGCGACTGAGGGGAACGTGATCCACTATGATTTCATTGAGAAGTTCATCGAAAAACTCGGTGAGCAGTATCACATCCTGGAAATTGCCTTTGACCGATGGGGAGCCGTGCAGATGGTGCAGAACCTTGAGGGCATGGGCTTTACGGTCGTTCCGTTCGGCCAGGGCTTCAAGGACATGAGCCCGCCCACGAAGGAGTTCTACAAACTTCTGATGGAGGGAAAGATCATCCACGGCGGCAATCCGGTCATGCGGTGGATGAGCGGCAACGTGGTGGTCGACAGGGATGCCGCGGAGAACATCAAGCCGACCAAGGCGAAATCCCCGGAAAAGATAGACGGCATTGTGGCGGCGATCATGGCGCTTGACCGCTGCATCCGGCATGAGGAGCACGGCAGCGTCTATGATGAGCGCGGCCTGATGGTGTTCTGA
- a CDS encoding phage portal protein, giving the protein MGFFEWLGISPRDAPDLPRVEDSVRDSGQTFVFGRADSGERVDEKSAMQIATVYACVRLLAETVAGLPLHLYRFTDDSEKGKERAKDHPLYKLLYRQPNPEMTSFSFREVMMTHLLLWGNCYAQIVRDGKNGILGLYPLLPENVEVDRDEKGQIYYIYHAYTDEKPGETNKDIFFRRDEIFHVPGLGFNGLVGFSPIAMMKNALGTTLAVEKYGSSFFRNGAQPSGVLEHPGVLKNPEKIRENWSDVYGGANNAHKVAVLEEGMQYKAISLPPEDSQFLSTRQFGVNEICRIFRVPPHMVQDLEHATFSNIEHQSIDFVVHTLTPWLVRFEQAIVKDLLMEEEQDTYFPKFNVDGLLRGDYQSRMQGYATGISNGFLSPNDIHRLENMDLIPAEKGGDDYYLNGGYVKLADAGKQQAAAAKPEPEPDTQENPEEKPENRKRGKRQ; this is encoded by the coding sequence ATGGGATTTTTTGAATGGCTGGGCATCAGCCCGAGGGATGCCCCTGATCTGCCGCGGGTGGAGGACAGCGTCCGGGACTCCGGGCAGACGTTCGTCTTCGGACGGGCGGACTCCGGCGAGCGTGTGGATGAAAAGAGCGCGATGCAGATTGCTACGGTCTATGCCTGCGTGAGGCTCCTGGCGGAAACGGTGGCGGGGCTTCCCCTCCATCTGTACCGCTTCACGGATGACTCGGAGAAGGGCAAGGAACGCGCGAAGGACCATCCGCTGTACAAGCTGCTTTACCGGCAGCCAAACCCGGAGATGACATCGTTCTCCTTCCGAGAAGTGATGATGACGCATCTTCTGCTGTGGGGCAACTGCTACGCGCAGATCGTCCGGGATGGCAAGAACGGCATCCTGGGGCTGTACCCGCTACTCCCGGAGAACGTTGAAGTCGACCGTGATGAGAAGGGACAGATCTATTACATCTACCACGCCTATACGGATGAAAAACCGGGCGAGACAAATAAGGATATTTTCTTCCGGAGGGATGAGATATTTCACGTTCCGGGACTTGGATTCAACGGGCTTGTGGGTTTTTCCCCCATCGCCATGATGAAAAATGCCCTCGGCACAACGCTTGCCGTGGAGAAATACGGCAGCAGCTTCTTCCGGAACGGCGCACAGCCGTCAGGCGTCCTGGAACATCCGGGGGTGCTGAAGAATCCGGAGAAGATCCGGGAGAACTGGTCGGATGTGTATGGCGGGGCCAACAACGCCCACAAGGTGGCTGTCCTGGAGGAAGGGATGCAGTACAAAGCCATCTCCCTGCCTCCGGAGGACTCACAGTTCCTGTCAACCAGACAGTTCGGAGTGAACGAGATATGCCGGATCTTCCGTGTTCCCCCGCACATGGTGCAGGACCTTGAGCATGCCACGTTCAGCAACATCGAGCACCAGAGCATCGACTTCGTGGTACATACACTGACGCCCTGGCTTGTGCGGTTCGAGCAGGCAATCGTTAAGGACCTGCTGATGGAGGAAGAACAGGATACTTATTTTCCGAAGTTCAACGTGGACGGGCTGCTCCGCGGCGACTACCAGTCCCGCATGCAGGGGTACGCCACGGGAATCAGCAATGGATTCCTGTCCCCCAATGATATACACCGTCTGGAAAATATGGACCTGATCCCTGCGGAAAAAGGCGGCGATGACTACTACCTGAACGGGGGCTACGTGAAACTGGCCGATGCCGGGAAGCAGCAGGCCGCCGCGGCAAAACCAGAGCCGGAACCGGACACACAGGAGAACCCGGAGGAAAAGCCGGAGAACAGAAAGAGAGGTAAACGACAGTGA
- a CDS encoding head maturation protease, ClpP-related, which yields MKKFWNWIRDDTGGRILRLEGPIDSESFWGDEITPAMFRQELEAEEGDLTVWINSPGGNVFAAAEIYTMLKDYKGAVTVKIASIAASAASVVAMAGSRVLMSPTALLMIHDPSTIAMGNTKAMEQAITTLNEVKESIINAYAAKTGLRHNKIAELMSNETWMNAKKAVELGFADEVLYEDKGKEPEPEEGGDADPKTAEPVLEALLYQGRVTDMAVLNSLGVKDTAPEEKEPDVPRIGMDGKTETGAMPYEILKRQLDFLR from the coding sequence GTGAAGAAATTCTGGAACTGGATTCGGGACGACACGGGAGGCAGGATCCTGCGCCTGGAAGGACCCATTGATTCGGAGTCCTTCTGGGGCGATGAGATCACGCCCGCGATGTTCCGCCAGGAACTTGAAGCGGAGGAAGGCGACCTGACCGTCTGGATCAACTCCCCGGGCGGGAACGTGTTCGCCGCCGCTGAGATATACACGATGCTGAAGGATTACAAGGGAGCCGTCACGGTGAAGATCGCGTCCATCGCGGCATCGGCAGCGTCCGTGGTGGCGATGGCGGGAAGCCGGGTGCTGATGTCCCCGACGGCCCTCCTGATGATCCATGACCCCTCCACCATCGCGATGGGCAACACCAAGGCGATGGAACAGGCCATCACCACGCTGAATGAGGTGAAGGAGTCCATCATTAACGCCTATGCCGCCAAAACGGGACTCCGGCATAACAAGATCGCCGAGCTTATGAGCAACGAGACCTGGATGAACGCGAAGAAGGCTGTGGAGCTGGGCTTTGCGGACGAAGTCCTCTATGAGGACAAGGGAAAGGAACCGGAGCCGGAAGAAGGCGGAGACGCAGATCCGAAAACTGCTGAACCGGTTCTTGAGGCACTCCTCTATCAAGGCCGAGTGACGGACATGGCAGTGCTGAATTCCCTTGGCGTGAAGGATACGGCGCCGGAGGAGAAGGAGCCTGACGTGCCGCGCATCGGCATGGACGGAAAGACGGAAACAGGGGCCATGCCCTACGAGATCTTAAAGAGACAGCTGGACTTCCTCAGATGA
- a CDS encoding phage major capsid protein → MSKIIELRNKRNTLWEQTKAFLEQHRDENGLVKAEAVEQYNKMAADVKALGDEITRLEEQAEMDAKLSQPTSTPVHSDPKDGKKKNVRATATAEYSEAFWNMLRGRISNEALEGLSIGEDEKGGYTVPDEFERKLVEALEENNIFRGLATVIRTSSGTRKIPIAEDSGEASWIDEGEEIPEADATFGQTTLAAYKMGTMIKISNELLHDSAFDLASYIARRFGVRMGNAEEKAFIQGDGQGKPLGLLAETGGVPVGVTAASETAVKFDEIFDLYYSLKSPYRKKAKFLCNEALLLQLMKIKDKNDNYIWKPSLEVGKPDTVLSRPIITSSYMPSITAGQKALLFGDFSYYWIADRQNRTFKRLNELYARTDQVGFISTQRVDGKLILPEAIQALKMKGTAPAANAEG, encoded by the coding sequence ATGAGCAAGATTATCGAACTGAGGAATAAGAGAAACACCCTGTGGGAGCAGACGAAGGCATTCCTTGAGCAGCACAGGGACGAGAACGGCCTCGTGAAGGCGGAGGCTGTCGAGCAGTACAACAAGATGGCGGCCGACGTGAAAGCCCTGGGTGATGAGATCACCCGCCTGGAGGAACAGGCCGAGATGGATGCAAAGCTGTCCCAGCCGACCTCCACCCCGGTACATTCCGACCCGAAGGACGGCAAGAAGAAAAACGTCCGCGCGACTGCGACCGCTGAGTATTCCGAGGCATTCTGGAACATGCTACGCGGCCGCATTTCCAATGAGGCACTGGAGGGCCTTTCCATCGGCGAGGATGAGAAGGGCGGCTATACCGTGCCGGATGAATTTGAGCGCAAGCTGGTCGAAGCCCTGGAGGAGAACAACATTTTCCGTGGCCTTGCCACTGTGATCCGTACTTCTTCCGGTACCCGCAAGATCCCGATCGCCGAGGACTCCGGTGAGGCGTCCTGGATCGATGAGGGCGAGGAGATCCCGGAAGCTGACGCGACCTTCGGCCAGACCACGCTTGCAGCCTACAAGATGGGAACCATGATCAAGATCAGCAACGAGTTGCTCCATGATTCCGCTTTCGACCTGGCATCCTATATCGCGCGCCGTTTTGGCGTCCGCATGGGCAATGCCGAGGAGAAGGCGTTCATCCAGGGTGACGGGCAGGGCAAGCCCCTCGGCCTCCTGGCTGAAACCGGCGGCGTTCCGGTCGGCGTGACTGCCGCATCTGAAACCGCTGTGAAGTTTGACGAGATCTTTGACCTCTACTACTCGCTGAAGTCCCCGTACCGCAAGAAGGCGAAGTTCCTCTGCAACGAGGCGCTTCTGCTTCAGCTGATGAAGATCAAGGACAAGAACGACAACTATATCTGGAAGCCCTCCCTTGAGGTCGGCAAGCCGGATACCGTGCTGTCCCGTCCGATCATTACCAGTTCTTATATGCCCTCCATCACGGCGGGACAGAAGGCCCTGCTGTTCGGCGATTTCTCTTACTACTGGATCGCTGACCGCCAGAACCGCACCTTTAAGCGTCTGAATGAACTGTACGCCCGCACTGACCAGGTTGGCTTCATCAGCACACAGCGTGTTGACGGCAAGCTGATCCTGCCGGAGGCTATCCAGGCGCTGAAGATGAAGGGAACCGCTCCGGCGGCAAATGCGGAAGGCTGA
- a CDS encoding head-tail connector protein has translation MALVSLDEAKGYLRVDTADEDAMIGILLSAAERLCADVARLTNEQWEAVNSDTEDASLTPIRETMKVAILYALGYLFEHREEADHHELTLTLRSILFAIREGAV, from the coding sequence ATGGCACTCGTTTCGCTTGATGAAGCCAAAGGGTACCTCCGGGTGGATACGGCGGATGAGGATGCCATGATCGGTATCCTTTTATCTGCTGCCGAAAGGCTCTGCGCTGATGTGGCGAGGTTGACAAATGAACAGTGGGAGGCGGTCAACTCCGATACGGAGGACGCCTCCCTTACTCCTATTCGGGAAACTATGAAGGTGGCGATCCTCTATGCCCTTGGGTATCTCTTTGAGCACCGGGAGGAAGCGGATCATCACGAGCTGACGCTGACACTCCGATCGATCCTTTTTGCCATTCGGGAAGGGGCGGTGTGA
- a CDS encoding phage head closure protein: MNIAGLRTRITIQKNETVTDKYGNHKSVWTDYFKCWATAVTSGLSTKEEEAAGHTVEADRLDMTVRYSSETAAVNSKQYRILLGNRIYNIQSIDEMGFKHNSRKIHTELSER, from the coding sequence ATGAATATTGCAGGACTTCGGACCCGGATCACCATTCAGAAGAATGAGACCGTGACGGATAAGTATGGAAACCATAAATCTGTATGGACCGATTATTTCAAGTGCTGGGCTACGGCTGTGACCAGCGGCCTTTCCACGAAAGAGGAAGAAGCTGCTGGGCATACAGTGGAGGCGGATCGGTTGGATATGACCGTTCGATATTCCTCTGAGACCGCTGCGGTGAATTCCAAGCAGTACCGTATTCTTCTGGGCAATCGGATCTATAACATCCAGTCGATTGACGAGATGGGATTTAAGCATAACAGCCGGAAGATACACACTGAGCTTTCTGAGAGGTGA
- a CDS encoding HK97 gp10 family phage protein: MGKKIQIDELADAVNEQLEEYSKLSAEVVKTAVTKAGNSVKKGIGESAPRQTGRYAKSWRTKKTKETSTELEVTVYSPTRYMLAHLLEHGHAKRNGGRVRAIPHIAPAEEAAEEELLRDIERGLRDG, from the coding sequence ATGGGAAAGAAGATACAGATTGATGAGTTGGCGGATGCTGTAAATGAACAGCTCGAAGAGTACAGCAAGCTCTCTGCGGAAGTGGTGAAAACGGCAGTTACGAAAGCTGGTAATTCTGTAAAGAAGGGCATCGGAGAGAGTGCTCCGAGGCAGACAGGAAGGTATGCAAAAAGCTGGCGCACGAAGAAGACCAAAGAGACCTCTACAGAGCTGGAGGTGACGGTGTATTCACCGACCCGTTATATGCTGGCACACCTCCTTGAGCACGGACATGCAAAACGGAATGGTGGCCGGGTCCGGGCAATCCCGCACATCGCACCGGCTGAGGAGGCTGCAGAAGAAGAGCTTCTTCGTGATATCGAAAGGGGCCTAAGAGATGGATGA
- a CDS encoding major tail protein — MANKKNKVKYNLKNVHAAVLTKGDDGTFTYATPVAIPGAVSLSLDAEGDSSPFYADGIVYFRSTSNNGYSGDLEIALVPEWFRTEILQEEKDANGVLIERSDVTESVYFALLFEFDGDINAIRHVLYNCTASRPSIESQTKESSIEPGTETLALTADPREDGLVKSRTGDETSTATYNNWYKNVYVPSPALSGGSGNSGS, encoded by the coding sequence ATGGCGAATAAGAAAAACAAGGTGAAGTACAACCTCAAAAATGTACACGCAGCGGTGCTGACCAAAGGCGATGACGGCACCTTTACGTATGCGACGCCGGTGGCAATCCCGGGTGCGGTGAGCCTTTCGCTCGATGCAGAGGGAGATTCTTCTCCGTTCTATGCAGACGGCATCGTGTACTTCAGAAGCACATCGAACAACGGATATTCCGGCGACTTGGAAATCGCGCTGGTACCGGAGTGGTTCCGCACGGAGATCCTGCAGGAGGAGAAGGATGCAAATGGTGTTCTGATCGAAAGATCGGACGTTACCGAGTCTGTCTATTTTGCCCTGCTCTTTGAGTTTGATGGTGACATCAACGCAATCCGTCATGTGCTGTATAACTGCACGGCCTCTCGTCCGTCCATCGAATCTCAGACCAAAGAGTCCAGCATTGAACCGGGAACGGAAACGCTGGCCCTGACTGCAGACCCGAGGGAGGATGGCCTTGTGAAATCCCGTACCGGAGATGAGACCAGCACGGCCACCTATAACAACTGGTATAAGAATGTCTATGTTCCCTCGCCTGCACTTTCTGGCGGCAGCGGAAATAGCGGTTCCTGA